In a genomic window of Eriocheir sinensis breed Jianghai 21 chromosome 38, ASM2467909v1, whole genome shotgun sequence:
- the LOC127008713 gene encoding furin-like: MWRGCSAWAWAWVWVGAGLPYLILTHSTSSDPHLNPGKAAALLTSLRQQDGPQELSNHLALEVLGGEEAARTIAQKYGLHYIRQVFSDPPVYHLHNPLNSTYHQHHHHHRGRRSNPDMVELLAGEPGVQWVYQQEALLRDKRHQVPGDGPARHRHRPGTHEAPPRTSSGRSSEHTYENMKRWMKEEELGLSKFNNIPSSKKTNAKKTSKRSDVLRLKDDQSGSPEFNDPFFKDQWYLLNTGQLGRPGCDLNVTGAWRQGYTGQGLTLSILDDGFQTTNADLADNYDPSISYSLVRDGQPEDDPSPRLDPPVFSNSHGTYCAGVAAAVANNGVCGVGVAYKARVGGVRIVDGTVTDVQEATALSRHVDKVAVFSASWGPSDDGMHIEGPGRLASMALHLGVAGGRGGLGTIYVWASGNGGLLGDNCNLDGYASSIYTLTVTALTDLGASTFYGERCASVMAGVFVGGRHTLQMSLLDVSKTTMRVVVPELDGHCSQKFQGSSAAAPLMAGVVALTLQANPRLGWRDVQHLVVETAEPTATALTEDGWHTNARGKKFHLMQGFGAVDAGRMVEAATTWRNVGPQKTEHLPVFEGERNIARHAWVNVSHELPGSSPLSAVEHVVATVTLRHHQRCLLEIYIVSPAGTESQVLTHRPHDNHTTGLHEWGFMSVHLWGERPTGAWRVAFRSDSAEQGWLKKVDLTVYGY; the protein is encoded by the exons atGTGGAGAGGGTGCAGTgcatgggcgtgggcgtgggtgtgggtgggcgcAGGGCTGCCGTACCTCATCCTCACTCACAGCACCTCTTCCGACCCCCACCTCAACCCCGGGAAGGCTGCGGCTCTACTCACCTCTCTCCGGCAGCAG GATGGGCCGCAGGAGCTAAGCAACCACCTGGCTCTCGAGGTGCTGGGCGGGGAGGAGGCTGCCAGGACCATTGCTCAAAAATATGGACTCCACTACATACGGCAG GTATTCAGCGACCCACCTGTGTACCACCTGCACAACCCACTCAACAGCacctaccatcaacaccaccaccaccaccggggaCGCCGCTCCAACCCTGACATGGTGGAGCTTCTGGCCGGTGAACCAGGA GTCCAGTGGGTGTACCAACAAGAGGCGCTCCTCAGGGACAAGCGACACCAAGTTCCTGGAGACGGACCCGCCAGGCACCGACACCGACCAGGCACGCATGAGGCGCCTCCAAGAACAAGCTCGGGCAGGTCATCGGAGCACACTTACGAGAACAtgaagaggtggatgaaggaggaggaacttgGGCTATCAAAATTTAATAACATCCCCAGCAGCAAGAAAACTAACGCAAAGAAAACATCGAAGCGGAGTGATGTCTTACGCTTAAAGGATGATCAGTCTGGCTCTCCGGAATTCAACGACCCATTCTTCAAGGACCAGTGGTATTTG CTCAACACGGGTCAGCTGGGTCGGCCTGGCTGTGACCTCAACGTGACGGGGGCGTGGCGGCAGGGGTACACGGGGCAAGGCTTGACCCTTTCGATCCTGGACGATGGCTTCCAGACTACCAACGCTGACCTCGCCGATAACTAT gACCCCTCAATAAGCTACTCCTTGGTTCGCGATGGCCAGCCCGAGGACGACCCCTCCCCGCGTCTCGACCCACCGGTGTTCAGCAACTCCCACGGCACCTACTGCgcgggcgtggcggcggcggtggcgaacAACGGGGTCTGTGGCGTGGGCGTGGCGTACAAGGccagggtgggag GTGTGCGCATCGTGGACGGCACTGTGACGGACGTGCAGGAGGCCACGGCGCTGTCCCGGCACGTGGACAAGGTGGCGGTGTTCAGCGCCTCGTGGGGGCCGAGTGACGACGGGATGCACATCGAGGGCCCCGGAAGGCTGGCGAGCATGGCACTGCATCTGGGCGTGGCGGGG ggccGCGGGGGTCTGGGCACCATCTACGTGTGGGCCTCGGGGAACGGCGGTCTGCTGGGCGACAACTGTAACCTGGACGGGTACGCCTCGTCCATCTACACCCTCACCGTCACGGCGCTCACCGACCTCGGCGCCTCCACCTTCTATGGCGAGCGCTGCGCCTCCGTCATGGCGGGCGTGTTCGTGGGGGGACGACACACCCTCCAGATGTCCCTGCTGGACGTCAGCAAGACCACGATGAGGGTG gTGGTGCCGGAGCTGGACGGCCACTGCAGCCAAAAGTTCCAGGGCTCCTCCGCGGCGGCGCCCCTCATGGCGGGCGTCGTGGCGCTCACCCTACAGGCCAA CCCGCGTCTGGGGTGGCGGGACGTGCAGCACCTGGTGGTGGAGACGGCGGAGCCCACAGCGACGGCCCTGACGGAGGACGGCTGGCACACCAACGCGCGGGGCAAGAAGTTCCATCTGATGCAG GGCTTTGGGGCCGTCGACGCAGGAAGGATGGTGGAGGCGGCGACCACCTGGCGCAACGTGGGGCCGCAGAAAACCGAGCACCTGCCCGTGTTTGAGGGAGAAAG AAACATAGCACGTCACGCCTGGGTGAACGTGAGCCACGAGCTGCCGGGGTCGTCCCCCCTGAGTGCCGTGGAACACGTGGTGGCCACCGTCACCCTGAGGCACCACCAGCGATGCCTCCTCGAGATCTACATCGTGTCCCCGGCAG GCACCGAGTCTCAGGTCCTGACGCACCGGCCTCACGACAACCACACGACGGGGCTGCACGAGTGGGGCTTCATGTCCGTGCACCTGTGGGGGGAGCGGCCGACGGGGGCGTGGCGCGTGGCCTTCCGGAGCGACTCGGCGGAACAGGGGTGGCTGAAGAAGGTTGATTTGACGGTGTATGGCTActga
- the LOC127008710 gene encoding protein obstructor-E-like isoform X3 has product MRYLLALLLLGVASTGAQQSSVTPGGSGNWQCPHEFGHFPHDTACDKYYSCNKGVPTLKTCGNGLAFDATDPDFIKENCDYKYNVDCSTRPELEPPIPTTNCPYLYGIFPDEADCAVFWSCWDGEASRYECTPGLAYDRKARVCNWIDHIPECNSQRALQNEHLVCPAPGQLTATGSFSRHAHPDDCRQYFVCLDGVAREYGCPIGTVFQIGAIEGLGQCTDPENVPGCEDYYGDLDLKTLRGLGL; this is encoded by the exons GGGCTCAGCAGTCCTCCGTCACGCCAGGGGGCAGCGGGAACTGGCAGTGCCCCCACGAGTTTGGTCACTTCCCGCACGACACCGCCTGCGACAAGTACTACTCGTGCAACAAAGGCGTGCCGACCCTCAAGACCTGCGGCAACGGCCTGGCCTTCGACGCCACCGACCCGGACTTCATAAAGGAGAACTGCGACTACAAGTACAACGTGGACTGCTCAACGCGGCCCGAGCTTG AGCCCCCGATCCCCACCACAAACTGCCCCTACCTCTACGGCATCTTCCCCGATGAGGCTGACTGCGCCGTGTTCTGGTCATGCTGGGACGGTGAGGCCTCCCGCTACGAGTGCACCCCCGGCCTCGCCTACGACAGGAAGGCCCGCGTGTGCAACTGGATTGACCATATCCCCGAATGCAACTCCCAGCGCG CTCTCCAGAACGAACACTTGGTCTGCCCTGCCCCTGGACAGCTCACCGCCACTGGGTCCTTCTCCCGCCACGCCCACCCCGACGACTGCCGCCAGTACTTCGTGTGTCTCGACGGAGTGGCGCGCGAGTACGGCTGCCCCATTGGTACCGTCTTCCAGATCGGCGCTATTGAGGGTCTTGGACAGTGCACCGACCCCGAGAATGTGCCTggctg cGAGGACTACTATGGCGACCTCGACCTGAAAACCCTTCGCGGTCTCGGCCTCTAG
- the LOC127008710 gene encoding protein obstructor-E-like isoform X2 — translation MRYLLALLLLGVASTGYAQEEVLYDDFQCPQEFGFFPHYRQCDAYWKCENGVPEFRLCGNGLAFDASNETREDCNYLFAVDCEGRPDLEPPIPTTNCPYLYGIFPDEADCAVFWSCWDGEASRYECTPGLAYDRKARVCNWIDHIPECNSQRALQNEHLVCPAPGQLTATGSFSRHAHPDDCRQYFVCLDGVAREYGCPIGTVFQIGAIEGLGQCTDPENVPGCEDYYGELDLKALRQSQLLLGGGGAGGPVSSRRPRPSNPEEAPVVLPASA, via the exons GCTACGCTCAGGAAGAAGTCCTCTACGATGACTTCCAGTGCCCGCAAGAGTTCGGGTTCTTCCCCCACTACCGCCAATGCGACGCCTACTGGAAGTGTGAAAACGGTGTGCCTGAGTTCCGTCTGTGTGGGAACGGCCTCGCCTTTGACGCCAGCAACGAGACCCGCGAGGACTGCAACTACCTCTTCGCGGTGGACTGTGAAGGCCGCCCAGACCTTG AGCCCCCGATCCCCACCACAAACTGCCCCTACCTCTACGGCATCTTCCCCGATGAGGCTGACTGCGCCGTGTTCTGGTCATGCTGGGACGGTGAGGCCTCCCGCTACGAGTGCACCCCCGGCCTCGCCTACGACAGGAAGGCCCGCGTGTGCAACTGGATTGACCATATCCCCGAATGCAACTCCCAGCGCG CTCTCCAGAACGAACACTTGGTCTGCCCTGCCCCTGGACAGCTCACCGCCACTGGGTCCTTCTCCCGCCACGCCCACCCCGACGACTGCCGCCAGTACTTCGTGTGTCTCGACGGAGTGGCGCGCGAGTACGGCTGCCCCATTGGTACCGTCTTCCAGATCGGCGCTATTGAGGGTCTTGGACAGTGCACCGACCCCGAGAATGTGCCTggctg CGAGGACTACTACGGTGAGCTGGACCTGAAGGCGCTGCGGCAGAGTCAGCTTCTCTTGGGtggaggaggcgcaggaggacCCGTGAGTTCCCGCCGCCCCCGCCCAAGCAACCCTGAGGAAGCCCCTGTAGTCCTCCCCGCCTCAGCTTAA
- the LOC127008710 gene encoding protein obstructor-E-like isoform X1: protein MRYLLALLLLGVASTGAQQSSVTPGGSGNWQCPHEFGHFPHDTACDKYYSCNKGVPTLKTCGNGLAFDATDPDFIKENCDYKYNVDCSTRPELEPPIPTTNCPYLYGIFPDEADCAVFWSCWDGEASRYECTPGLAYDRKARVCNWIDHIPECNSQRALQNEHLVCPAPGQLTATGSFSRHAHPDDCRQYFVCLDGVAREYGCPIGTVFQIGAIEGLGQCTDPENVPGCEDYYGELDLKALRQSQLLLGGGGAGGPVSSRRPRPSNPEEAPVVLPASA from the exons GGGCTCAGCAGTCCTCCGTCACGCCAGGGGGCAGCGGGAACTGGCAGTGCCCCCACGAGTTTGGTCACTTCCCGCACGACACCGCCTGCGACAAGTACTACTCGTGCAACAAAGGCGTGCCGACCCTCAAGACCTGCGGCAACGGCCTGGCCTTCGACGCCACCGACCCGGACTTCATAAAGGAGAACTGCGACTACAAGTACAACGTGGACTGCTCAACGCGGCCCGAGCTTG AGCCCCCGATCCCCACCACAAACTGCCCCTACCTCTACGGCATCTTCCCCGATGAGGCTGACTGCGCCGTGTTCTGGTCATGCTGGGACGGTGAGGCCTCCCGCTACGAGTGCACCCCCGGCCTCGCCTACGACAGGAAGGCCCGCGTGTGCAACTGGATTGACCATATCCCCGAATGCAACTCCCAGCGCG CTCTCCAGAACGAACACTTGGTCTGCCCTGCCCCTGGACAGCTCACCGCCACTGGGTCCTTCTCCCGCCACGCCCACCCCGACGACTGCCGCCAGTACTTCGTGTGTCTCGACGGAGTGGCGCGCGAGTACGGCTGCCCCATTGGTACCGTCTTCCAGATCGGCGCTATTGAGGGTCTTGGACAGTGCACCGACCCCGAGAATGTGCCTggctg CGAGGACTACTACGGTGAGCTGGACCTGAAGGCGCTGCGGCAGAGTCAGCTTCTCTTGGGtggaggaggcgcaggaggacCCGTGAGTTCCCGCCGCCCCCGCCCAAGCAACCCTGAGGAAGCCCCTGTAGTCCTCCCCGCCTCAGCTTAA